In Planctomycetota bacterium, the sequence AACTCCAGATCGAGGGAGCCGTAACGGGCGGCGAAGATGGCGATCTTCTTGTCGAAGCCCCGCTTGGGCACGGCATAGCAGGGCAGGCCGCAGGGCAGGACGGCGGAGACGATTTCCTCGCGGAGGATCCGACTGGCGCGGCGCCGGAGATTCATCTTGATTTGAGCCGGTGGCGGCTTGATAATACTCGGGACGATCCAAGGTGGCAACTACTATCCCTTCCGTCCCGTCGTATAAGCCTCCGGAGAACGTTTTGGGGAGCGGTCCGATGAAGAAGCGTTTCCTGGCGGCCCTGGGGGCGATTTCGGCGTTCCTTCTGGCCCTTTCGGCGACCCCCCAGGAAGAGAAACCCCAGGACGAGAAGGCCCAGCTGCGCGAGCGCACCGCCCGGCACAAGAAGGACGTCGCCGCCTTGCGGGGCCTGGACTTCAAGCGCGAAGTCACGGTGGGGATCTATTCCAAGAAGGAGCTCCTCGACTTCCTCAAGGCCGAGTTCGAAAAGGAGCTCCCCCGCGACAAGGCGGCCCGGTACCAGCGCGGCTACGCCAAGTTCGGGCTGATCCCGGAGGACCTCGACATCTATCAGGCCTACATGGACCTCTTCGGAAGCTCCATCGCCGGGTTCTACCACCCCAAGACCAAGGAGCTCCGCCTCATCCGGTCGGGAGAGGACGCCGGCGGCGAGGCCGAGCAGCTCAAGGCCCTCGGCATCGACATGGAGGCGATCACGCTCGTTCACGAGCTGACCCACGCCGCCCAGGACCAGCACTTCGAGCTGTCCACCCTTCCGCTCGAAGACGAGACGAACGACGATCTCATCATGGCGCTCAAGGCGGTGATCGAGGGGGACGCTTCCGCGGTGGGCTGGAAATATCAGTTCGAGGACAAGTTCGACCTCATCATCCGCGGGATCAATCAGACGTACAAGTCCGGAATGCTGCCCGGCCCGGCGGGACGCCTGCCGGCCTACCTGCGGCTGTCGCTCACCTTCCCGTACGGATACGGTACCGACTTCGTGGTCTCGTATCTCAAGAGCACGAAGGGGACGCTGAAGGATGCCTCACGGCTCTTCGAGGATTTCCCCCTCTCCACAGAACAGATTCTGCATCCGGAAAAGTATTACGCGGAGCGCGACAACCCCACGCTCATCACCCTGCCGGACCTCGAACGCCTCTTCGGCGCGCCGTGGAAGGAAAGCTTCAACAACGTCCACGGCGAGTTCGCCATCGACATCCTTCTCAAGGAGTACCTGCGGGAACATCTGCGGCCCCTGCCGCTGCGCCGCGCCCGCGAGGGCTGGGACGGCGACCGGTACGTGGTCCTGGAGCGGGAAGGGCCGCTTCCCGGAAAGTTCGCCTGCCCGAAGTGCGAGGCGCGCCTGGGCGCCGCCGGACCCTGCCCGGACTGCGGCGTTCCGGCGCGGCCCGTGAAGGGCATGATCACGATGTACGTGTGGTATTCCACGTGGGATTCGGAAGAGGACGCCCGCGAGTTCGCCGACGCCTATGCTCTGCTTCTGGAGAAGAAATACGAGCAGCCGTCGCCCGAGGGGGTGCGGGGCTCGAAGACCTCGTTCGCGACGCCGCAGGGGCATGTTCTGGTCGAGCGCCGCGGAACGGACGTGCTCGTCCTCGACGGAGCGGCCGCCGAGATGCTCGGAAAGGCCGAGGAGATCTGGAAAGGAGTCCGCAAGACCGAAATGACGGGATTCGAACGCGTCAAGAGCTTCGTCTGCGCCAAGTGCTCCGTCCAGGACGCCTTCTCGGGCCCCTGCCCCAAGTGCGGCGACCTCCTGAAGTACCAGGATCCCAAGGAGAGCGGGGAGAAATCCCCCCGCAAGCGGCGGGAATACTGATTCACCGCTTCCGGCTCGAGATCGCCCGGCCCTTCCCCGCTTTGCCCGCCTCGGGCGCCGGATCCCGCCGGTCCGACCGCGCCGGAGGAAACGACCTTTCGGATTTGTCGACACATGCGGCCCGATTCGCTTGAATAAGGCCATGAGCGTTCGGCCCTCCGGCATCGTGGCGCTCCTGACCGATTTCGGCCTGCGTGATCCGTACGTGGGGGTCATGAAGGGCGTCATCCTTTCGGTCCATCCCGACGCGCGGATCATCGACCTGTCGCACGACGTGCCCTCGCAGGCGGTTCTCGAGGCTTACTTCCTGCTCTCCAACACCTACCGGTACTTTCCGGCCGGAACGGTCTTCGTCGCCGTGGTGGATCCCGGCGTGGGGACGGACCGGGCGATCCTGGCCGTCGAAACGGGACGCTATCTCTTCCTGGCCCCCGACAACGGCCTGCTGGGCTTCCTCGAGAAGGAAGGCGCGATCCGCCGCATCGTCCGCGTCCAGGAGAAGAAATACTTCCTCCAGCCCGTCTCGAACACCTTTCATGGGCGCGATATCTTCGCGCCGGTGGCCGGACATCTCTCCCGCGGGCTGAACCCGGGCCGGCTGGGCCCCGAGGTGGATACCCTGGTCCGCATCGCTCCGCCCGCCCCCCAGGTGACGCGGGAAGGGGTCATCCGCGGCGAGGTCGTCCGCGTGGATCACTTCGGGAATCTCATCACCAACATTCCCGCCGACAGCCTCGCCCAGGTCGGCGGGAAGCTCGAAATCCGGGTCGGAAGGTCCGTCCTTCGGGATCTTTCCCGCTCCTATGGGGATGCGCCCAAGGGAAAACTGATCGCCGTCATCGGCTCGACGGGACACCTGGAGATCTCGGTCAACCAGGGCAACGCTCAGAAGAAGACCGGCGCCCGAGTGGGCGCGCCGGTCCGCATCCACCACGCCCAGCCATGAAGATCGCCTTCCTGGACCTTTTCTGCGGCCTGAGCGGAGACATGACCCTCGGGGCGCTGGTCGATACCGGACTCCCGTTGACGGAGCTCCGAAAAGGATTGGCCCGTCTCCCCCTCAAGGGATACCGCCTCTCGGCGCGGCGCGTCCTCAAGGGAGCGATCTCGGCCACGAAAGTGACCGTCCGAGTCGACGAGTCCGCCCACCGCCACCACCATACGCCCCTCAAGACGATTCTGGGCCTTATCCGCCGCAGCGGCCTCCCGTCCGCCGTCAAAGAGCGCGCCTCGGACGTCTTCCTGCGCCTGGGCCGGGCGGAGGGACGCATCCACGGCGTCGATCCGATGAAGGTCGAATTCCACGAGGTCGGGGCGGTGGATTCGATCGTGGATATCGTGGGAGCCTGCCTGGGCTTTCACCTCCTGGGCGTCGAGGAGGTGTACTGCTCCAGGGTGCCCGTGACCCGGGGGGAGATCCGGACTCATCACGGCGCCCTCCCGAACCCCGGACCCGCCACGATCGCCCTCCTGAACGGGTTCCCCCTGACCCCGCTCGACCTGGACCGGGAAGTCGTCACCCCCACGGGGGCGGCCCTCCTGGCCTCGCTCGTCCGCCGGCCCGGCCGGTTCCCGGAAATGGTCCTGACCGCCTCCGGCTACGGAGCCGGCGACTGGGACCTTCCCGAACGGGCTAACGTCGTGCGCCTCCTGGTGGGCGAGGCCGCTTCAGCCGAGGAAAGCGACGCCGTCTTCCTCGTCGAAACCAACCTCGATAATGTGGCCGGAGAGCTGGTGGGATACCTCTACGAAAAACTCTTCGCCGCCGGAGCCCTGGACGTCTACAGCACTCCGATTCTCATGAAGAAGTCCCGCCCGGCGGTCAAGATCTCCGTCCTGACCCCCCCCTCCCGACGCGCGGCGGTGGAGGCCCTCCTCCTGCGGGAAACTCCGACTTTCGGGGTCCGCCGTGTCCTTATGGAACGCTCCAAGCTCCCCCGCCGGGAGATCACCGTCCAGACCCCCTACGGCCCCATTCGCTGCAAGGTGGGCCGGCTGAACGGTCGGACCCTCAAAGCCGCCCCGGAATACGAAGACGCCCGGGCCGCCGCCGAGCATCACGGGGTCCCCCTCTCCGCGGTCCAAGAGGCAGCCCTTCGAGCCTTTCGGAAGGGCTCTAGCATAACACATTGACACCCAAATACTTATAAACATACCCCCCGCTTTCGGTTTACTTGATTCGGGACGTCAGGGGCGATACCATTCCCGCTACCCCGCCGCCCGCCCCGGAAAGAAGGGACGGATCGGGACCCGCTCGGCACGGGCCTCCGGCACGCGCCGGCCGGGTCTCGACCCATGAAACTTCGCGAGCTGGTCCTGGGGGCTCCCAAGAGCCCTCTGGACCCTAAAGTCTTCGAACGGCTGGCCTTGGCGGCCTTTCTGGCCTGGGTGGGCCTGGGCGCCGACGGTCTGAGCTCCTCCTGTTACGGACCTGAAGAAATCTTCGTCGAGCTGGGACCTCACCGGGCCCTGGCTCCCTTCCTGATCGTGGCCATCGCCCTGACGGTCGCCATCCTTTCAACGGCCTACGCCCACACCATCGAGGCCTTCCCGGGCGGCGGGGGAGGATACATCGTGGCCTCCCACAGCCTGGGCCCCTACGTCGGGCTTTTGTGCGGATGCGCCCTGGTCGTCGACTACGTGCTCACGATCGCCATCTCCATGGCCAGCGCCATGGACGCGCTTTTCAGCGCTTTTCACGATCCCCGTCTGCAACCCTGGAAGCTGCCGGCGACGGTCCTGGCCACCGTGGGCCTGATGACCCTGAACCTGCGGGGCGTCAAGGAGTCGATTCTCGTTCTTCTTCCGATCTTCATCGGGTTTCTGGCGACCCACACGGTGGCCATCGTCGTGGCCCTGATCTCTCACGGCTCGGGAGTGAGCGCGACCCTCTCCGCAAGCGCCCGCGAAGCCCAGGGCCTTCTGTCCACCGCCGGATGGGGGGGCCTTCTCCTGGTTTTCATGAAGGCCTATACGGTTGGAGCGGGGACGTACACCGGTATCGAAGCGGTATCGAATTCCGTTCCCATCCTCCGTGAGCCGCGGGTGGCCACGGCCAAGCGGGTCATGCTGTACATGGCGGTCTCGCTCGCCTTCACGAGCGGCGGGCTCCTGATGGGATATCTGCTCTACGACGTCGCCAAAGTGGAGGGCAAGACCCTCAACGCGGCGTTTGTGGAATCGCTCGTGGGCCCCTCGCCTCTGGGGCAGGCGTTCGTCTGGCTGACCCTGGCGACCGAAGGGGCGCT encodes:
- a CDS encoding SAM-dependent chlorinase/fluorinase, which produces MSVRPSGIVALLTDFGLRDPYVGVMKGVILSVHPDARIIDLSHDVPSQAVLEAYFLLSNTYRYFPAGTVFVAVVDPGVGTDRAILAVETGRYLFLAPDNGLLGFLEKEGAIRRIVRVQEKKYFLQPVSNTFHGRDIFAPVAGHLSRGLNPGRLGPEVDTLVRIAPPAPQVTREGVIRGEVVRVDHFGNLITNIPADSLAQVGGKLEIRVGRSVLRDLSRSYGDAPKGKLIAVIGSTGHLEISVNQGNAQKKTGARVGAPVRIHHAQP
- the larC gene encoding nickel pincer cofactor biosynthesis protein LarC encodes the protein MKIAFLDLFCGLSGDMTLGALVDTGLPLTELRKGLARLPLKGYRLSARRVLKGAISATKVTVRVDESAHRHHHTPLKTILGLIRRSGLPSAVKERASDVFLRLGRAEGRIHGVDPMKVEFHEVGAVDSIVDIVGACLGFHLLGVEEVYCSRVPVTRGEIRTHHGALPNPGPATIALLNGFPLTPLDLDREVVTPTGAALLASLVRRPGRFPEMVLTASGYGAGDWDLPERANVVRLLVGEAASAEESDAVFLVETNLDNVAGELVGYLYEKLFAAGALDVYSTPILMKKSRPAVKISVLTPPSRRAAVEALLLRETPTFGVRRVLMERSKLPRREITVQTPYGPIRCKVGRLNGRTLKAAPEYEDARAAAEHHGVPLSAVQEAALRAFRKGSSITH